TTTTTGGTCCGATTGGCTATATAAAACTATACGTACATGCCGTAAAGAAGATAGTTTTTCTGCAGATTTCTGTATACTATTGAGCATAACCTCAGTGGCTGCGGCAAGTGGATATGCAAAAATTCCGGTAGATATAGCAGGAAAAGCTACTGACCTGATATGATGATTTTCCGCCAGCATGAGGGCATTCTCATAACAGTTGGCGAGCAATTGTGCTTCCGGCTTATCTCTTCCGTATACCGGTCCCAGGCAGTGAATTACCCATTGATTTGGTAGCCCAAATGCCTCTGTGATTACGGCTTCGCCTGGTGAAATAGGCGCCAGATGACGACAAGCCTTCTCAAGCTCTGGTCCAGCAGCACGATGTATGGCTCCAGCCACACCTCCACCACTTTTAAGCGCTGCGTTAGCAGCATTTACTACAGCTTCCATATCGGTTTGCCTGCTAATATCACCCTGAACAACCTCAAGCTTCAGATCAAAAAATTGCGCTTCCATAATTACTAATGAGATAATTTATTGACGTCGCATTGTGTGTAGGTCCTCCTCCCGGTCTACATCGCTTAGT
This window of the Porifericola rhodea genome carries:
- a CDS encoding macro domain-containing protein, which encodes MEAQFFDLKLEVVQGDISRQTDMEAVVNAANAALKSGGGVAGAIHRAAGPELEKACRHLAPISPGEAVITEAFGLPNQWVIHCLGPVYGRDKPEAQLLANCYENALMLAENHHIRSVAFPAISTGIFAYPLAAATEVMLNSIQKSAEKLSSLRHVRIVLYSQSDQKVVEQTLIQILQS